A window from Tenacibaculum singaporense encodes these proteins:
- a CDS encoding fibronectin type III domain-containing protein yields the protein MIKKKSTPIIFMLLMLGITIKTYAQKEIGNIKAEVKAIATVSENKILLRWGVTTPTAWKYANKYGYIIERKTIAVDKEILTKPVIKQLIPIPLKPYPMMEWKEFSEENNYAALAAQALYGEEFDVEMNEGGDGLLSIINKAQVIEQRFTFALYAADQDFKVAKFSGLAFVDNTVKPTERYLYTIRVALPEEKKDLIKAGGVYLGLLDKKTLPEPQEFVGVFKDKTVILSWNQVILKKYYTNYIIEKSEDEGKTFKKLRGTPVATLGEKEKNPSNRMMYIDSLSQNNKTYSYRIKGISPFGIEGPYSKIVSGKGIKPLTHTPFITDVKLNSQGGVLSWEFPSEGIRTLSKFKLVRSNTPKGKFLTVIDNISKNKRSIKIENLQAINYYKIVAVGNNGGTRESFPKMVQPDDSTPPAVPTMLNGTIDSLGVVRLQWKQNTEIDFLGYRVFKANLKTDEFTQMTFEPIPNSTFIDTVNIKILNKKIYYKVQAFDKRYNPSEFSEVLELNRPDIVPPTAPVFTSFKSDKGRVEIEWISSTSNDAQSTVIYRKEKGVKEPWQMLKSLPLLQNKFIDETGIVGKTYLYTALTIDESGLESEPIVPLKITVLDNSPKPSIEKFTGYVNREERYIELKWNYKETKVKEFVLYKAEEEKKPTMYKVFKVDTNKFKDRNLLINTKYTFLIQAIFESGAKSPLNKIEINY from the coding sequence ATGATTAAGAAGAAAAGTACACCTATCATCTTTATGCTTCTGATGTTGGGTATTACAATAAAAACCTATGCCCAAAAAGAAATAGGTAATATTAAAGCAGAAGTAAAAGCAATAGCAACAGTATCTGAAAATAAAATATTACTACGTTGGGGAGTAACAACTCCAACAGCTTGGAAATATGCTAATAAATACGGTTATATAATTGAAAGAAAAACAATAGCGGTAGATAAAGAAATACTGACGAAACCTGTAATAAAACAATTAATTCCCATTCCTTTAAAACCTTATCCAATGATGGAATGGAAAGAGTTTTCGGAAGAAAACAATTACGCAGCATTAGCTGCACAAGCATTATATGGAGAGGAGTTCGATGTAGAAATGAACGAAGGAGGAGATGGATTACTGAGTATTATAAATAAGGCACAAGTAATAGAACAGAGATTTACTTTTGCTTTGTATGCAGCCGATCAAGATTTTAAAGTAGCAAAATTTTCAGGATTGGCTTTTGTCGACAATACTGTAAAACCAACAGAACGTTATTTATATACTATACGAGTAGCTTTGCCAGAAGAGAAGAAAGATTTGATCAAAGCAGGGGGAGTATATTTAGGATTACTAGATAAAAAAACGCTACCTGAGCCACAAGAATTTGTTGGGGTCTTTAAAGATAAAACAGTTATTCTAAGTTGGAATCAAGTAATCTTAAAAAAGTACTATACTAATTACATTATTGAAAAATCGGAGGATGAAGGAAAAACTTTTAAAAAACTACGAGGAACACCAGTAGCAACTTTAGGAGAAAAAGAAAAGAATCCATCAAATAGAATGATGTATATAGATAGTCTTTCACAAAACAACAAAACCTATTCTTATAGAATTAAAGGAATATCTCCTTTTGGTATTGAAGGACCTTATTCAAAAATTGTTTCAGGTAAAGGAATAAAACCATTAACACACACACCATTTATTACAGATGTAAAACTGAATAGTCAAGGAGGAGTTTTAAGTTGGGAATTTCCTTCTGAAGGAATTAGAACACTTAGTAAATTTAAACTAGTAAGATCTAATACACCAAAAGGTAAGTTTCTTACTGTAATAGATAATATATCAAAAAACAAAAGATCTATTAAGATAGAAAACTTACAAGCCATAAACTATTATAAAATTGTGGCTGTAGGTAACAATGGAGGCACCCGAGAATCGTTTCCAAAAATGGTACAACCAGATGATAGTACTCCTCCAGCAGTACCAACTATGTTAAACGGAACTATAGACTCCCTTGGAGTAGTAAGATTACAATGGAAACAAAATACAGAGATAGATTTTTTAGGGTATAGAGTATTTAAAGCGAATTTAAAAACAGATGAATTTACTCAAATGACTTTTGAGCCAATACCTAATAGCACCTTTATTGATACGGTAAACATAAAGATACTAAATAAAAAGATTTATTATAAGGTCCAAGCTTTTGATAAAAGATATAATCCATCAGAATTTTCTGAAGTTTTAGAGTTAAATAGACCAGATATAGTACCTCCAACTGCACCCGTTTTCACTTCTTTTAAATCAGATAAAGGTAGAGTTGAAATAGAGTGGATATCAAGTACTAGTAATGATGCTCAATCTACCGTAATTTATAGAAAAGAAAAGGGAGTAAAAGAGCCATGGCAAATGTTAAAGAGTTTACCATTATTACAAAACAAGTTTATAGATGAAACAGGAATTGTAGGAAAAACGTATTTGTATACAGCTTTGACTATAGATGAATCAGGGCTTGAATCAGAACCTATAGTACCTTTAAAAATAACAGTTTTAGACAATTCACCTAAACCAAGTATAGAAAAATTTACAGGATACGTAAATAGAGAAGAGAGATATATTGAGTTAAAGTGGAATTACAAAGAAACAAAGGTTAAGGAGTTTGTTTTGTACAAAGCTGAAGAGGAGAAAAAGCCAACGATGTATAAAGTTTTTAAAGTAGATACTAATAAGTTTAAAGATAGAAACTTATTAATAAACACAAAATATACATTTTTAATTCAAGCAATTTTTGAGTCAGGAGCTAAATCTCCGCTTAATAAAATTGAAATAAACTATTAA
- a CDS encoding tetratricopeptide repeat protein, giving the protein MKQIKVLFFSVLFLPLTITANSVDEIRIDLDSVLLKKLKKKYSFYKRKGLNKKTIIYADSILNLLKKGKENQELALAYNRVGYLHYRNKAYDKAYKNYEESKAVYKKLNDSLNVASRLLALAKLESNFDLFLKSDSTAIEVLKYSNNNPKFNEIECSTYNCLGINSRKQRVYNQAIDYYNQAIQITNDSLKRVRYIANKAVVYKYEKNYREAVKIYEELIKNKFFDEIDLKLKFKIIDNYTYTKHLLGQEINTRDFFKVQRLKDSIKDYEGLITNYSYISDYFYNKNSDKSLFYAQKMYDLSKERERPNDRIEAIDKLIKLVKGNEIRKYAIERSYLKDSIIDARRKSRNKLVKTIYNFDLLKEQKLKAEIKTEQQKSQKQLWIFTVILTILSSIVYFFYKREKNKKKKP; this is encoded by the coding sequence ATGAAACAGATCAAGGTATTATTTTTTAGTGTGCTTTTTTTACCATTAACTATAACAGCTAATAGCGTAGATGAAATTAGAATAGATTTAGACTCTGTTTTATTAAAAAAACTAAAAAAAAAATATTCTTTTTATAAAAGAAAAGGTTTAAATAAAAAGACAATTATTTATGCAGATAGTATACTTAATTTGTTAAAAAAAGGAAAAGAGAACCAAGAATTAGCTTTGGCGTACAATAGAGTAGGTTATTTACATTATAGAAACAAAGCATATGATAAAGCATATAAAAATTATGAAGAATCGAAAGCAGTTTATAAAAAGTTAAATGATAGTCTTAATGTAGCGAGCAGATTATTAGCTTTAGCAAAACTTGAGTCTAATTTTGATTTGTTTTTAAAAAGTGACTCTACAGCTATAGAGGTGTTGAAATATTCAAATAATAACCCGAAATTTAATGAGATTGAATGTTCAACATATAATTGTTTAGGAATAAATTCAAGAAAACAAAGGGTTTACAATCAAGCTATAGATTATTATAATCAAGCTATACAAATAACAAATGATAGTTTAAAAAGAGTAAGGTACATAGCAAATAAAGCTGTTGTTTATAAATATGAAAAGAATTATAGAGAAGCAGTAAAAATATATGAAGAGTTAATTAAGAATAAGTTTTTTGATGAAATAGATTTAAAGCTGAAATTTAAAATAATAGATAATTATACCTATACAAAGCATTTATTAGGACAAGAGATTAATACTAGAGATTTTTTCAAAGTTCAAAGGTTAAAAGATAGTATTAAAGATTATGAAGGATTAATAACTAATTACTCATACATATCAGATTATTTTTATAATAAAAACTCTGATAAATCTCTATTCTACGCTCAAAAGATGTATGATTTATCAAAGGAAAGAGAAAGGCCTAATGATAGAATAGAAGCAATAGATAAGCTAATTAAACTAGTAAAAGGAAATGAGATTAGAAAGTATGCAATTGAAAGAAGTTACTTAAAAGATAGTATAATTGATGCTAGAAGAAAGTCAAGAAACAAATTAGTTAAAACGATATATAACTTTGATCTTTTAAAAGAGCAGAAATTAAAAGCAGAAATTAAAACAGAACAACAAAAATCGCAAAAACAACTCTGGATTTTCACAGTAATTCTTACCATTCTATCCTCAATAGTTTATTTCTTTTACAAAAGAGAAAAAAATAAAAAGAAAAAGCCATAG
- a CDS encoding T9SS type A sorting domain-containing protein, whose product MKRNILLILFLFFSIISQAQTYTIKVEGYIGQGRSSCGSNKNGLGGIKILFSDGTTKYLRDPAIYGLRFINQSYSHEATFNVSKKIIKVEFHTITRKNSWKGCERSRESWIKVNVASPCFLRRYQKDEVYRSDINRGWAEISIKPNISLSYPDGSSTSRVKTVCASSSVRIKATSGFTPTSGVYVWEFYDPVNTETRTHPDYQALLNAVSSAEAEYNSCIRRTGDIDRCEGFMMAVFEAKRNLNNYTGPKTIQVSVWRIITNKTGQSTIDLKLANLYSSSTDREEALTKNINIRVKPSCNSSFTTNTVTVQFLPDAPQIAKAPTIKQPTCSYSTDADFKLYFTRQILSYEKIDFNLLKKTLTNEYIAVDNNPGITSFVRSGGYWMHDWKPSSGILTSGDYRVEVTGFNRSTGSPLCEKYSYDFQIKSPPKVVFKASKTQDETCYNNKDGKIKIEGSGGSGNFYYSLNNGVTWSTSTFSGVTTVSGLTSANYIIKIKDTKGCIDQDNTSDAITIIGKNKITHTLPSNAVTHPSTVGSADASIKINSVSGGTPFSNYYNYTVLLNGSTTNTKSGRAYVGGFTIPNLPAGTHKVRYTDKNNCTQEYTLPKVIDPKPITFSVSSVKPDCFQGKGKINVTSITGGYPNYTVILKRGSTVLSTLTGRTNSASFNIEAGNYSVLVKDSKQGSLEKSIAVIEQSEVTISKVNLTAPIKCNGGRASVSIMATDGKSNAYQYAVYKSSGILWQDSNVFSLPASSTGYRFIVRDRNVMTCRSKVSSPILITEPLPIEITSNSVKHNNVFGEAKGEISLTIDGGVPNYTITWRKKYDTSFSRTGSIITGLRAGFYIATIKDSNGCTITSNEIQVRENPQLVASLTVSKAISCNGGVGSLIVNPSGGSNSYSYKWFRGGTELIGKTTNQLVNIGKGNYSVTINDGFTSISRSISLTEPSAITLNITKTDISCNGAEDGKIKLAIGGGTPPYQYSIDDQTSFQAVNSLVDNTIDGLTVGSFTVWIKDSNGCIVNTPATTTITQPTQIIINSFSITNCEVAGNNEGAITIETSGGEGAHSYKWTKEGDASFTSNTKDINNLFAGIYHVVIRDAKSCEITQSYEVKEPQPIQVVIKLTKTILCNGDETGELLAEVSGGYPIYSTPIDFDYKWYDITSGTPVLLNSDLKQNKINNLKAGSYRVVVNDIKGATTQKEITINQPAKIEVNLASSTNVSCFGGGDGNIDITTLGGTKPYNFSWKSTNNPTFSETTEDITGLKKGTYYVEITDSNGCTFTSNNLTIEQPLAVLEISNHMVNNLTGFETKNGSISVDVVGGTPSYTYEWRQKGNTTILGTTNPFENIAAGEYELTVKDANGCITTGSYTVTEPKLLVIDAINQQGNILCYGDNTVNLTVEASGGVLSYSYSWKLKGGAVELGTNNTLSTIGAGTYVITVTDKNGNIATKEYEVTEPLQLEITGITKVDVSCNGGADGSIDVSVSGGTVPYTYSWKHGVVGKSLNSLQAGTYEVVVRDKNLCEVTRKITIQEPTVLAIDNSVIKDVTGFGLSNGEVSINVVGGTPNYTYEWKNSSGIVQSSTTSKLSGVKAGEYSVKVTDTKGCLVEKTYTVNEPELLTVNVSETSILCKNGVGTLTAEVSGGVIPYTYSWKLKGNATVVSTTNALEDVGVGIYVVTITDKNGNIAIKEYELTEPSLLEITGVNKVDVACYGGTDGYIDITVSGGVAPYTYSWNHTSLDAQKVENLSSGTYSVVVTDKNGCKTTKEVTINQPEKYDITNVKLIRPSSNLVDDGSIEVIFVGGVAPYSFEWKNEIGNIVSTKASSDLSDKIENLPEGIYTITIKDAEGCVIEETYNLASPGELLVEITQVQEVKCHDASNGILDVITVGGVGGNNYAWYNADSNELIGTEKQLKNISAGNYYVIVNNAEGIEEKSSIFTVSEPTEIQLAIKEIDLSCFNANDGSFEVEVQGGTGNYQFRYRDVSSFSDWINVAGNTIKVNNLKKNTYTLQVRDANNCLAINTDGGSDFTIEITQPLPLSVSNVLIEEVTGFGLSNGSISVGIEGGTPPYAYEWKDSSGTTILTGSNKITSISAGNYQLITTDSKGCTLIKEYVISQPLKLEATIVNTSVISCNGEEDGTLAAQVVGGVKGYTYKWYKESSSPLLLGTSQSVSGLGEGVYYVVVEDSKGNIVKSDLYNLKEPEMLGLELGSDYTLCGTGNDWTVNTKVTGGTAPYSYLWSTGGNKAMLQSVPIGEYSVTVVDANGCRISGEIKLTLPPEISIVSETITKPTCFQGDDGSIALEVTGGAPPYEYTWSNSRKGKVATGLTSGEYTVEVKDSKGCFITKSFIVEDPEQIELDLGTDVTLCVDQTYILDATIIDGVTYSWSSTSGFTSNEAIVEVKEEGTYTVIATDKKGCVVEDSIEIIRSKQEISADIAVSTQVFTDESFVVVNISSVVADEVVWILPDEAIINESNDSYTEIKFAKEGEYEVTMVTRIGSCEAMITKKVIVIDREVTTTEEDQRNASPMITDLIIYPNPSSGKFTVDIELKEQNIVSMKILEMLGGSLVDAKTMNGSDKYKVDYDLSLVSGVYFILIETEEQRIIQKLIIN is encoded by the coding sequence ATGAAAAGAAATATACTCTTAATTTTATTCTTATTTTTTTCGATTATATCGCAAGCTCAAACGTACACCATTAAAGTTGAGGGATATATAGGTCAAGGAAGGTCTTCTTGTGGTTCCAACAAAAATGGTTTAGGAGGAATAAAAATACTTTTCTCTGATGGAACCACAAAATATTTAAGAGATCCAGCTATTTACGGATTACGGTTTATTAATCAAAGTTATTCACATGAAGCTACTTTTAATGTATCTAAAAAGATAATTAAGGTAGAGTTTCATACGATTACGAGAAAAAATTCATGGAAAGGATGTGAAAGATCTAGAGAATCTTGGATTAAAGTAAATGTAGCTTCACCATGTTTTCTAAGGCGATATCAAAAGGATGAAGTATATAGAAGTGATATAAATAGAGGTTGGGCTGAAATTTCCATAAAACCTAATATATCTCTATCATATCCAGATGGATCAAGTACTTCAAGAGTAAAAACGGTTTGTGCAAGTAGTTCAGTTAGAATTAAAGCAACTTCAGGTTTTACTCCAACTTCAGGTGTGTATGTTTGGGAATTTTATGATCCTGTAAATACGGAGACTAGAACACACCCAGATTATCAAGCTTTATTAAATGCTGTATCTTCGGCAGAGGCAGAATATAATAGCTGTATAAGAAGAACAGGGGATATTGATAGATGTGAAGGATTTATGATGGCTGTATTTGAAGCAAAGAGAAATTTAAATAATTATACAGGTCCTAAAACTATTCAGGTAAGTGTTTGGAGGATCATCACGAATAAAACGGGGCAATCCACAATTGATTTAAAACTAGCTAATTTGTATTCTTCTTCAACAGATAGAGAAGAGGCCTTGACAAAAAATATAAATATACGTGTAAAGCCAAGTTGTAACAGTTCTTTTACAACAAATACTGTTACAGTACAATTTTTACCCGATGCTCCACAGATAGCAAAAGCGCCAACAATAAAACAACCTACTTGTTCTTACAGTACAGATGCAGACTTTAAACTGTATTTCACAAGACAAATTTTAAGTTATGAAAAAATAGATTTTAATCTTTTAAAGAAAACATTAACAAATGAATATATAGCTGTTGATAATAACCCAGGAATTACTTCATTTGTAAGGTCAGGAGGGTATTGGATGCATGATTGGAAGCCAAGTTCAGGAATATTAACATCAGGAGATTATAGGGTTGAGGTAACTGGATTTAATAGAAGTACAGGATCTCCTTTATGTGAAAAATACTCATATGATTTCCAAATAAAGTCTCCACCAAAAGTGGTTTTTAAAGCCTCCAAAACTCAAGATGAAACATGTTATAATAATAAAGATGGAAAAATAAAAATTGAAGGATCAGGTGGTTCAGGAAACTTTTATTATAGTTTAAATAATGGAGTTACCTGGAGTACTTCAACTTTTTCAGGAGTAACTACAGTAAGTGGATTAACCTCTGCAAATTATATTATTAAAATAAAAGATACTAAAGGTTGTATAGATCAAGATAACACTTCTGACGCTATAACTATAATTGGGAAAAATAAAATAACACATACTTTACCGTCCAATGCAGTTACGCATCCTAGCACAGTAGGAAGTGCTGATGCATCCATAAAAATAAATAGTGTAAGCGGAGGTACGCCTTTTAGCAACTATTACAATTATACAGTTTTACTCAATGGAAGTACTACCAATACTAAAAGTGGTAGGGCCTATGTAGGAGGTTTTACAATACCTAATTTACCAGCAGGAACACACAAAGTTAGATACACAGATAAAAATAACTGTACACAAGAGTATACACTACCAAAGGTTATAGACCCAAAACCAATAACATTTTCTGTTAGTTCAGTAAAACCAGATTGTTTTCAAGGCAAAGGAAAAATAAATGTAACAAGTATTACAGGAGGATACCCTAATTATACTGTTATTTTAAAAAGAGGTTCAACAGTACTAAGCACATTGACGGGAAGAACAAATAGTGCTTCTTTTAATATTGAGGCAGGAAACTATTCTGTTTTGGTTAAAGACAGTAAACAAGGTAGTTTAGAAAAATCTATTGCAGTAATAGAACAATCAGAGGTAACTATTTCAAAAGTAAACTTGACAGCTCCTATAAAATGTAATGGAGGTAGAGCCTCTGTTAGTATTATGGCTACAGATGGTAAATCAAATGCATATCAATATGCAGTATATAAGAGCTCAGGAATTTTATGGCAAGATAGTAATGTGTTTTCGTTACCAGCAAGTAGTACTGGGTATAGGTTTATAGTAAGAGATAGAAACGTTATGACTTGTAGGTCTAAAGTTTCTTCGCCAATACTTATAACAGAACCTTTGCCTATTGAAATTACTAGTAATTCTGTAAAACATAATAATGTGTTTGGAGAGGCTAAAGGAGAAATATCATTAACCATAGATGGAGGAGTTCCAAACTACACTATAACATGGAGAAAGAAATATGATACTTCTTTTTCTAGGACAGGAAGCATAATTACAGGGCTAAGAGCAGGATTTTATATAGCTACTATTAAAGATAGCAATGGATGTACAATAACTTCTAATGAAATACAAGTTAGAGAAAATCCTCAATTAGTAGCATCTCTTACTGTTAGCAAAGCCATTAGTTGTAATGGTGGTGTAGGTTCGTTAATAGTGAATCCATCAGGAGGATCAAATAGTTATTCATATAAATGGTTTAGAGGAGGTACAGAATTAATAGGGAAGACAACCAATCAGTTGGTAAATATTGGTAAGGGTAATTACTCTGTAACTATCAATGATGGATTTACGAGTATTTCAAGAAGTATTTCATTAACAGAGCCTAGTGCTATTACGTTAAACATAACTAAAACAGATATTTCTTGTAATGGAGCTGAGGATGGAAAAATAAAACTTGCCATTGGAGGAGGAACTCCACCATACCAATATTCTATTGATGATCAAACATCATTTCAAGCAGTAAATAGCTTAGTTGATAATACCATTGATGGATTGACAGTTGGAAGTTTTACTGTTTGGATTAAAGATAGTAATGGATGTATAGTTAATACACCAGCGACTACTACAATAACACAGCCAACACAAATAATTATTAATAGCTTTTCTATAACAAACTGTGAAGTAGCAGGAAATAATGAAGGAGCTATAACAATAGAAACTTCAGGAGGAGAAGGAGCGCATAGTTATAAATGGACAAAAGAAGGAGATGCTTCTTTTACTAGTAATACGAAAGACATAAATAATCTTTTTGCAGGAATTTATCATGTAGTTATAAGAGATGCTAAAAGTTGTGAAATAACCCAGTCATATGAAGTAAAGGAACCACAACCTATTCAAGTGGTTATAAAACTAACAAAAACTATTTTATGTAATGGTGATGAAACTGGAGAACTGCTAGCTGAGGTATCAGGAGGATACCCAATATATTCAACTCCAATTGATTTTGATTATAAATGGTACGATATAACTTCAGGGACGCCAGTTTTATTAAATTCAGATTTAAAACAAAATAAAATCAACAACCTAAAAGCAGGAAGTTATAGAGTGGTAGTAAATGATATAAAAGGAGCTACTACCCAAAAAGAGATCACAATTAATCAACCAGCTAAAATTGAAGTCAATTTAGCGTCGAGTACAAATGTGAGTTGTTTTGGAGGAGGAGATGGAAATATAGATATCACTACTTTAGGAGGAACTAAACCCTACAATTTTTCTTGGAAAAGTACGAATAACCCTACCTTTAGTGAGACTACGGAAGATATTACAGGTTTAAAAAAGGGAACTTATTATGTAGAAATTACTGATAGTAATGGATGTACATTTACTTCAAATAACCTTACGATAGAACAACCTTTAGCAGTGTTGGAGATATCTAATCATATGGTAAATAACTTAACAGGTTTTGAAACAAAAAATGGAAGTATATCTGTTGATGTTGTTGGAGGAACACCAAGTTATACATATGAATGGAGACAAAAAGGAAACACTACTATTTTAGGAACAACCAATCCATTTGAAAATATAGCGGCAGGAGAATATGAATTAACTGTTAAAGATGCTAATGGTTGTATTACAACTGGAAGTTATACTGTAACAGAACCAAAGTTATTAGTAATTGATGCCATAAATCAACAAGGTAATATTCTTTGTTATGGAGATAACACTGTAAATTTAACTGTTGAAGCTAGTGGTGGAGTGCTTTCATATAGCTATTCATGGAAATTAAAAGGAGGTGCAGTAGAACTAGGTACTAACAATACACTTAGTACTATAGGTGCAGGAACTTATGTAATAACAGTAACAGATAAAAATGGCAATATTGCTACGAAAGAGTACGAAGTTACAGAACCACTACAATTAGAAATTACGGGAATAACTAAAGTAGACGTGTCTTGTAATGGAGGAGCAGATGGTTCCATAGATGTAAGTGTTTCAGGAGGAACAGTGCCTTATACATATAGTTGGAAGCATGGAGTAGTAGGGAAAAGTTTAAACTCTTTACAAGCTGGAACCTATGAAGTGGTTGTTAGAGACAAAAACTTATGTGAAGTAACAAGAAAAATTACAATTCAAGAACCAACAGTTTTAGCCATAGATAATTCAGTGATAAAAGATGTCACAGGTTTTGGATTATCAAATGGAGAGGTAAGTATAAATGTTGTTGGAGGAACACCAAACTATACTTATGAATGGAAAAATTCAAGCGGAATTGTACAAAGCAGTACAACCTCTAAATTATCGGGAGTTAAAGCAGGAGAATATTCGGTAAAAGTAACAGATACCAAAGGGTGTTTAGTAGAAAAAACATATACAGTTAATGAACCAGAATTGTTAACTGTAAATGTAAGTGAGACTTCAATTCTATGTAAAAATGGAGTAGGAACACTAACAGCTGAAGTTAGTGGTGGAGTAATACCGTATACATATTCATGGAAGTTAAAAGGAAATGCTACAGTAGTAAGTACTACTAATGCACTTGAGGATGTAGGAGTAGGAATTTACGTAGTAACAATTACAGATAAAAACGGAAATATAGCCATTAAAGAATATGAATTAACAGAACCATCATTACTTGAAATTACAGGAGTAAATAAAGTTGATGTTGCATGTTATGGAGGTACTGATGGATACATAGACATTACTGTTTCAGGAGGAGTAGCACCTTATACATATAGTTGGAATCATACAAGTTTAGACGCTCAAAAAGTGGAAAACTTATCTTCAGGTACATATTCAGTTGTAGTTACTGATAAGAACGGGTGTAAAACAACGAAAGAGGTAACAATCAATCAACCAGAAAAATATGATATAACGAATGTGAAATTAATAAGGCCTTCATCAAACTTAGTAGATGATGGTAGTATTGAAGTTATTTTCGTCGGAGGAGTAGCACCTTATTCATTTGAGTGGAAAAATGAAATAGGAAATATAGTTTCTACAAAAGCATCTAGTGACTTATCCGATAAAATAGAGAACTTACCAGAAGGAATCTATACAATTACAATAAAAGATGCTGAAGGTTGTGTAATTGAAGAAACATACAATTTAGCAAGTCCAGGAGAATTATTAGTAGAGATAACACAGGTACAAGAAGTAAAATGTCATGATGCTTCAAACGGTATTTTAGATGTAATTACCGTTGGTGGAGTTGGAGGAAACAATTATGCATGGTATAATGCAGATAGCAATGAGCTTATAGGAACAGAAAAACAACTTAAAAATATTTCAGCAGGTAATTACTATGTGATAGTAAATAATGCAGAAGGAATAGAAGAAAAAAGTTCAATTTTTACAGTTTCTGAACCTACAGAAATTCAGTTAGCAATCAAAGAAATTGATTTAAGTTGTTTCAATGCCAATGATGGAAGTTTTGAGGTAGAAGTACAAGGAGGAACAGGTAATTATCAATTTAGATATAGAGATGTATCAAGCTTTAGCGATTGGATAAATGTAGCAGGAAATACTATAAAAGTGAATAACTTAAAGAAGAACACTTACACACTTCAAGTAAGAGATGCAAACAATTGTTTAGCTATAAATACAGATGGAGGTTCAGACTTTACAATAGAAATCACTCAGCCATTACCACTATCAGTTTCAAATGTATTGATAGAAGAAGTTACAGGGTTTGGATTATCAAACGGATCAATTTCTGTGGGAATAGAAGGAGGAACACCACCTTATGCTTATGAATGGAAAGATAGCTCAGGTACAACGATTTTAACAGGCAGTAATAAAATTACATCTATCTCGGCAGGCAATTATCAATTAATAACAACAGATAGTAAAGGGTGTACTTTAATTAAAGAGTATGTAATAAGTCAACCATTAAAATTAGAAGCAACCATTGTAAATACTTCAGTGATTAGTTGTAATGGAGAAGAAGATGGAACTTTAGCAGCTCAAGTTGTTGGAGGAGTAAAAGGGTACACCTATAAGTGGTATAAAGAATCAAGTAGTCCATTACTGTTAGGAACTTCACAATCAGTATCAGGTTTAGGCGAGGGAGTATATTATGTAGTCGTTGAAGATTCAAAAGGAAACATAGTAAAGAGTGACTTATATAATTTAAAAGAACCAGAAATGTTAGGATTAGAGTTAGGTTCAGACTATACTTTATGTGGAACAGGAAATGATTGGACAGTAAATACAAAAGTAACAGGGGGAACAGCACCATATAGTTACTTATGGAGTACAGGAGGTAACAAAGCTATGCTACAAAGTGTACCTATTGGAGAGTATAGTGTAACGGTTGTTGATGCTAATGGTTGTAGGATATCTGGCGAAATAAAATTAACACTACCACCAGAAATATCAATAGTAAGTGAAACAATAACAAAACCAACTTGTTTTCAAGGTGATGATGGTAGCATTGCATTAGAGGTTACTGGAGGAGCTCCACCTTATGAATATACTTGGAGTAATTCAAGAAAAGGTAAGGTAGCCACTGGACTAACTTCAGGAGAATATACTGTTGAAGTAAAAGATAGTAAAGGATGTTTTATAACAAAATCTTTTATAGTTGAAGATCCAGAGCAAATAGAGCTAGATTTAGGAACAGATGTAACGTTATGTGTAGATCAAACATATATTTTAGATGCAACTATTATTGATGGTGTAACATATAGTTGGAGTTCAACAAGCGGATTTACAAGTAATGAAGCTATTGTTGAGGTAAAAGAAGAAGGAACTTATACTGTAATAGCAACAGATAAAAAAGGATGTGTGGTAGAAGATAGTATTGAAATTATACGCTCAAAACAAGAGATATCTGCAGATATAGCAGTATCAACACAAGTGTTTACAGATGAAAGTTTTGTGGTAGTAAATATTAGTAGTGTAGTAGCTGATGAAGTAGTATGGATATTACCAGACGAAGCAATTATTAATGAAAGTAATGATAGTTATACAGAAATAAAGTTTGCAAAAGAAGGAGAGTATGAAGTAACGATGGTAACTAGAATAGGAAGTTGTGAAGCAATGATAACAAAGAAAGTAATTGTTATCGATAGAGAAGTGACAACAACAGAAGAAGACCAAAGGAATGCTTCACCAATGATTACAGACCTAATAATATATCCAAACCCATCTTCAGGTAAGTTTACTGTTGATATAGAATTAAAAGAACAAAATATAGTTAGTATGAAGATTTTAGAAATGCTAGGAGGTAGTTTAGTAGATGCAAAAACTATGAATGGCTCTGATAAGTATAAAGTTGATTACGATTTGAGTTTAGTTTCAGGAGTATATTTTATCTTAATAGAAACAGAAGAACAAAGAATAATTCAGAAGTTAATAATTAACTAA